The genomic stretch CCAAACCTGGGCAACTGGACTGAGCCGTGAGAGGTTGAAAAACTGTTCATACAATAATTTACATTAATCTTTTTTGTTTGAATAATAAATAGAAATAAATGTGAAAAAAGTACTTAAAAATAAATATGGGAATTAATGAGAGAGGGAAATAAGGGCTAACGTGATGCAAGAAGCAAGAAAATAACCACGAGAGCTAACTTCACCATTGTCTTTAATTTTATCTAATTTTCCTTGGTTTTATGTGTCAAATTCATTTGGTTTTCTGGGGATATTTATAGGAGAGTTTGTGTCTATATTACATGGGATATTTGTTTGTTTAAGCAACCATAGTAAACTAATTTAATGTTGAAGATAAGCTTGATGAGTTGTCTATAAGACTATAACCAAGTCGGTGTATTACTTTCTTTGTATTTGTTGTTCTTGTTGTACGAATTCACTTAACAAAATGTATAATTGTTGAATGTTTACATAATGCCGtgtagatttttttttaaaaaagaaaaagaaaaaaagaaacgaCATTGTATAagcaaattatatatatacatgataCTATCGTATGTCAAGATTTTTAATCATAAAAGTGTGCTTCTGTTAAGCCTAGACAAAGGCCTTTAatccttaggggtcgtttggtaggatatATAAGAATAGTACTAAATAGTATATATTGGTAATGTTgagattagttatattatgattCGTCATGCTGAGATTATTTCTTATCGACTATTTGGTTTGTTGTATTAACGGTTTTGAAAAGGTAGTTCTATCTTTATACATGCTTATTTACGTACTAAAAGTTATGGTATTATATTGCTAATATCATGGTTTGCTATTTATAGAATAGCACTGAATAAGGTATATAACTACTAAACAAGGGACTAACAATATCAAAactaatatatgtataatttttCCTAATACATCCTACAAAACGACGTCGCCAAACTTGTGATTAGGGGTGTTCATAgttcggtttggatcgattttttcctaaaaagaaaccaaaccaagtaagtcggtttttcaaatattagaaccaaacaaaaccaattaagtcgggtttttctcgattcggtttatgtctgttttttgattttttggttatttgtcggttttttcttaaatataagacatacactaccaaacacacatttcggcgaccacattttcaacgtaaagtatcaaatcaattgccctttgagaaatctattatttaccaagatatattaaTGATAAtagaatcaaatagtgatgaataatttaaggactcagttaaaaatatattatttttaacatgaaatagattcttacacttaacaaaaacaaactaccaattaaactagaatgtaaaggtaaagaattatactaaaagtgcaaacgattaatatttactataaaatttttaaaactttgtataaaagtatacatatatatagtataataataaatttaaaatagctactcctatattcgatttggttcggtttttttaattaaaaccaaaaccaaaccaaatttgatcggtttttaaatttcaaaaccaaaaccaaaccagaCCAAAAAGTATCAGTTTTTTtgatcggtttggtttggttcgagttttcggatttttatgaacacccctacttgTGATATACACAAGGTCAACTCAAATGATAGAATCGAAAATTATAACTACATATATTCTTGATATGTAATAGTATAATATTACAATTATACAACTTAGAATCGGGACATCGGGTATGCCTTAATATATCTCTCCAAATTGTCAACTACTTATATTTGAATTTTCAATACGGGAAGATCCCAGGAAACAGAAATGATGCACGAAACCGAGAAATGGTcaattttttcaaataaaatactaacAAAAGCATAAGATTGCGTATACCAAATAACCAAACTTGTACTAtaatatattaaaaagaaaacttGTACTACAATATTTCCACGATTAGGGCCACTATCTTATCTTTATATTTTGGTCGTTTGACTTTTATGCTGATAttcaaagttcaaacttgaaaaacAAACAGAAAACGTGTCCTACGTCTTTTTCCAATTATTCCCCCTTCTAATAATCGCACAACTCCTTATATTATCTCAATAGCTGCCCACCAAATCGTTTAAACTAAATATAACCGGTGAATATATAATATTTGTATAATTcatgtataatatgtgtataattaatgtataatttatatatacagatTAAAAAATGTAAACAGTGAATCTGAATGACTATTTGGGTAAAAATTTCTTATCTTAACAATCTCTTGAGCATCGGATTATTTTATGGAATATCTAAGAAACCATGGTAAGAATCATGTTTTGATGTGATATATAGAGATCAAGGAACTCATTTTTAATTCACCTTAATGGTTTGGACTGAAGGAAATTCAATAATCTCCTTCCCCATACAAGGCTCTATCTATTTGAAATGTTTTTGGGTTAAAATATGTGAAAAATTAGTATTTATATTTTGCTGGTGTGGGGGCAGGGGTATAGTAGGGGTAGAGAAACTATAGCGATCAGCTATAATGTTCACAACTTTAGGCGAACGTACGCAATACTGAAGCTACACGGTCAAATCTTTCTATAACAGTGTCGTTTATTTCAGATATTTTTGGCTGTTATAACAAAGTGCTGTTATggaaaatatatattataacataacagaAAAATCAGTTTCAAAGAAAAGTTGGCCATCATAATGAAGTTGTGTATCTATGTATTGGAGTATGGGGTACGTGAACCCATGCTCTTCTCTGTATATCATGTATAATAATTGTTGAAATGAACATTGTGGCAGCCATTAATGAGATAGAAGCTcgagcaagaagaagaagaagaaattgacatctaagagagaaagagagaggcaGTCGAAGAGAGAGATATTTTgcaattttgattttttgttctATGTGCAAATGTacaatacatatatacatacatacatacatatatatatatatatatatatatatatatatatatatatatttcaatctAAAACAATTCACTAACCGACCTTACTCCTATTGTGCTAACCGACTAACTAACCCCACTAACTAACATTTCTTCTAGAAGGGTACTATCATAATTACATGGTGTACAACTATGTATTTCAATACTCCCCCTCAAGTCgtgaatgaaaaatatttttcattcccAACTTGGATAAAAGAAACATGTACTGCTGATGCCTCAATGCTTTTGTCAGAACATCTTCAGGTTGACATTGAGTAGCAATATGAGATGTTCTAATGATACCTTACTGAATTTTTTCCCTAATAAAGTGACAATCTATCTCTCTATATTTTGTTCTCTCATGATACATGGGTTTGGCTGTAATTTGTAATGCAACCTTGTTGTCACAGTGCAACTCCATAGGCAACCTTAGATTCACTTGCAATTCCTTCAGCAGTCCCTTCAACCAAACTAGCTCGGCTACTGTACTTGCCATACTCATGTACTCTGCTTCTGCAGAGCTTCTTGAGATAGTGCTATGCTTATTAGCCTTCCAGGAAATGAGTGAATCTCCCAGCTTAATACAACACCCTATCATTTATTTTCTTGACACATGACATGAGGCCCAATCAGAATCACAAAATGCATTTACTTGTTCTTCACTTTTATTGGACATAAGTAATCCCAAACTTGGCTGCTTCTTAATGTACTTTACAACATGCAATGCTGCTTCATAGTGTGATTTTTTTTGGTGCATGCATAAACTCACTTAGGCATTGGAGTGCATATAAAATGTCTGGCCTGGTAATTGTGAGGTATAATAGCTTCCCTATTAGTCTCAGATAACTTTCCCTATCTACTAATGCCTCATCATGATTGCTTGTATTGGTCCAACTATCAAACTCCATACTTGTGAGTTTCAGATTCTGATCCATTGGTGTGTTTTTTGGTTTTGAGCCTGCTAAGCCTGTTTCTGAAATCATCTCAAGTGCATACTTCTTTTGTGACATCAGTATTCCTTCCTTTGATCTAGCAAATTCAATACCTAGGAAGTATCTTAGCTCTCTTAGGTCCTTTAGTTTGAAGTTCTGTTGAAGAGATGCTTTAGCTTGGTTGATTTCTGTTTCATCATTCCCTCTATCAGGATGTTTTCCACATATATAAGCAATAGAACAAACTTGTCTTTGACAGAATAGTCATGTTTGCTTTGTTGAAAACCAACAATTGTGAGGGCTTGTATGAGTTTAAGATTCCACTGTCTAAAAGCTTATTTCAACTAATAGAGGGATTTGAGTAGTCTGCACACTTTGGACTCCCCCTGGCTACCAAATCCCTGGGTAATGTCATGTAGACCTCCTCATCAAGATCCCCATTTAGGAATGCATTGTGCATATCCATTTGGAAGATGGGCCAATGCTTTAGTGCAACAGTAGCTACAACAGTCCTAACAGTAGTAAGCTTTGCTACAGGTGCAAATATATCATAGAAATTTAGGCCTTCCTGCTGTGTGTACCCTTTAGCAACTAGTCTTGCCTTAAATCTTTTCATTGATCCATCAGCATTGTACTTAATCTTATACACCCATTTGCATCTAATGGAAACTTTCCCAGCAGGTAGATTTACCACTTTCCAAGTATGGTTGTCCTCTAGAGCCTTAATCTCAAGCTTCATTGCTTGAACCCATCTATCATCTTTGGTCGCTTGAGAGAAAGTGGATGGTTCGGAATCAGTAGAGAAAGAGGTAAGAAAAGATTGATAGTGTAGAGGCAGGTGTGCATAGGAGACACAGTGATGAATAAGATAGTTGATGCAATTGGAGGTGGAAGGCAAGGGTGGATGGACATAGTCTGTTAACCAAATAGAAGGTTTGATAGTTCTTCCTGACTTTCTAATAGGGACTGGACTAGATTGAAGTGGAGATGGAGAAGCAGAAATAGAGTTAGAGGGAACAACATGAGCTGTAAGAGATTGTGATTAAGAAGAATCAACAGATTGATCATATGAAGAGGATATGGGAGATGTATCATAAATGGAAGCTTGTTAAGGTGAGTGGTCAGGTTGTTGAGATGAATGATCAGGTGGTTGATCAGGTAAGACAGTGTTAGGAAAGTCTGGATGGTGAGGAATTCAAATCTGGAGCTGTAAGGAACTGGCTTTTAGGAAGTTTGAAGGGAAATACATATTCTTGAAAGACAACATCTCTGCTGAGGAAAAATTTTCTATGACTCAATATCATATAGTCTAGCCTTTTTGTGTAGATGAGTACCCCATGAAGATTGCAGGAATGGACTTAGGGGTAAATTTATCATTTTGAAATTGGGCTTTATGACATAACAAAGGCATCCAAGGGTTCTCATAGGTAAAGCTTAGGTGGCTAACCATGAAATGCTTCATAAGGTGATTGACCTTTAATGTTGGACTAGGTAATCTATTTACGATGTATGTGGATGTTAGGATACAATCCCCCCAGAATCTTAATGGTATATGAGCTTGAAGCCTTAATACTCTTCTTATCTAAAAAATGTACTTGTGTTTTCTTTCCACCACCCCATTTTGTTGTGGGGTGTAAACAAAACTACTTTGGTGGACTACACCTTTGGATCTAAACATGATAGAACAAAGAGAATTAAAATATTCATGCCCATTATCAAATCTGAAAACTTTAACAAAAGCAGAATACTGATTGTGTATTAACTGCAGAAAGCCAAGCAATACAACATAGACATCACCTTTCAATCTTAATAGAAATGTCCGGGTCATTCTGAAGTAATCATCAACAAGAGTAAGGAAGTATTTAAAGCCATTGTAAGTGGATACCCTATATAGACCCCAAACATCCATATGAACAAGACTAAATGGAGAAGTTGCCATGGTTATACTACTAGGAAATGGTAATCTAACTTGTTTGGCTAATGGACATACATGAAAAGTATTATTGGTTGACTTAGACACATGATCTTTTATTGTTAGTTTTTTTTGTAGAACAGCAACTGGGGCGTGGCCTAGCCTTTGATGCCACAAACCATCAGAATATCTTTGAACTGAAGAAGACATACATTTTGAAGAGAGAGCAGCAACATGTGTGAATGGGTTGAGGATACACATGCCACCTCTGAGTCCACCAATCCCCTTTACCATGCCACTGAAAAGGTCCTAAAACAAGTAGAAATCATGATAGAAGTTAACTAAATATTGCAATTCTCTGGTGTACTTAGAAATAGATAGGAGATTATACTTAAGTCAAACACGTATAACACATTTTGTATAGTTTGTGTAGGAAGTATAGGGCAGGATCCAGTGTGAGTGATTTTGGTGTTATTTTCATTAGGTAATTGGACACAGTTGGGTTGGTTATTTGGTACAATCTTAGGATTTAACAACATGTTCAAAGATGAAGCCATGTGATTTGAAGCTCTAGAGTTAACAATTCAATAATTTTGAGTAGTATTAGATATACCTGTCATGTTTGCTATTTCAGTTGGCTCATTCTACTTACTCTATAATTTTAGAATCTGTTGATACTGCTCTAAGGTAAACACTGGTACTGTTGGTGATATTATATTTTTCAGGTTTTCAAATTGCGTCTCTCTTTTATCAGTCATGCTCGCATTATGAGCTGTAGGCGTTTGGTTCTGGTTCTCAAATCAACCTCTTCTTCTATTGTCAAACCTAGAATTGGAGGGGTATCCAATTAGCTTATAGCAATTTTCCTTCTTATAGCTCTTCATGTGACAATAGTCATAGTAAAGATTAGTGTTTCGCTTAGGTCTTATATTGGTTGCCTTAGCTGCAGCTAAGGCACTACTGACACCTTTTATAGGTCCACTCCCCAGAATACCACTCTGTAACATTGAAGTCCCAATCATCCTCTGGCTTTCTTCCTGTATGATCATAGAGTATGCTTGATCAGGTGTGAGAGTGGGACTCATCACTAAAATTTGGCTCTTTTGAGGTGCATATGTGTCATTTAAACCCATCAAAAATTTCATCAACTTCTGTTGGCGTAGGAAATCGACAAACAACCTAGATCTCACACAATCACAAACAGAAAATAGTGCAATTGACTCGAATTCAGCCCACAGATCATTCAACTTCGAGTAATATATCGACACATTGGAGATTTCCTGCGTTAGACTACTTATTTCTCTGTTCATATGATAGATTTTTGTTGCATTTACCTTATCAAAGCGCTTCTTGAAAGCTTCCCATACCTTTTGTGCATTGGAAGAATACACGATTCCTTTCCTTAACTCCTGCGCTACAGAGCTCATTATCCATGATTGGACAATGGCATTGCACCTTTCCCACTGGTGCAATCAAAGGCTATCAACCACATAAGTCTCTCTAGCACACGATCCATCTATAAATCCAATTTCGTTCTTCACAAGCAGCGACATCTTCATCGATCTACTCCATTGAGAGTAGTTTTCTGTTCCATTTAGCAATTGTGGCACTTGTGCCACACCTGGCGTATCAGAAGAATGCACATAGAGGGGATCATTGCAAACAAGTTGTTGAGAGCTTGCATGTGAGGCTTCTGTTGTATTTTGAGGTGTATCAATCACCATTTTTAGGTTTTAGTGAAAATTTGGTACAAAATTCAGCAGTGGAAGAAATTCAAATGAGAAATTGGGGGAACTGAATCAGATAAGAGAAATATCAGATCCGAGCTTCCTACGAGATTGCTGCCACCGATCGTTGTGAgcctagctctgataccatgttgaaaTGAATATTGTGGAAGCCATTGATGAGATGGAATCTCGAgcaaggagaagaggaagaaattGACAGctaagagagaaagagagaggcaATCGCAGAGAAAGGTATTTTGCAATTTTATTTTTCTGTTCTATGTGCAAATGTACAATGCATGCACATATATATAATTTCAATCTAAAATAATCTACTAATTGACCTCACTCCTACTGTGCTAATCGACCAACTAACCCCACTAACTAGCATTTCTTCTACAAGGGTACTATCATAATTACATAGTGTACAACTATGTATTTGAacaacaatgttatatttcttatatatatgtatatatatatgtatatatatgtatatatatatatatgtgtgtgtgtgtgcgcgcgtgCAATAATTATTTACATGTTAATTCACAAGTGAAGTTAATGGTTCAAATCTCGGTTTGTAGGCATTTATAGTGTCCCCTCTTGTGTTTTAATTATATATTCCTTTTATTTGGTTTGTTCAATCCAAATTCCCACATCTAGCACATTGAAATCCTTGATCTCTCTTTGTCATTGCAAAATTTTATCCTATTAAAACTAGGGATCTTTACGCAAACAGCCGGCcatatttattatttactttttctagctatatatattatttatacaTTAATTTTATACGATTacatatagacacacacacaaaAACAGGTTAATTCTTCTTAAAACTAATAGCAGTGGATGATGCAACATGGTTTAATTATCCTAGCATTTTTTAAATGGAGAATAGGTATATATGTTAAAAGTTACCAATATTGcaagaattttttttgttttaatctACCTAAAGGTTGAACCCGCCAAATATAAATTTATATTCACCTTTTTGTAACAGTGCACCAATTTTCTTGAAATCCTAGATCCACTTCTGATAGAGGATGACTGTTATAGAGAAGTTTGACTGCATTAAagacccattataatttgtcgtCAAGCTTAATTTTAACAATAAATTAATATAGTATGGTTGCATAGAGAACACGCATCTCTCaatttaataatttaaattattattattgttattattattatttgttgcaatttgACTTTGAAATTCGTATCTTATCACACGGCATAGGTTAGCGAAAGGAGTTGTCAGTTGTCACCCGTGTTATTTCTTCTTCTTACTTTAAAGTACTTAATTATTTCTAAAAAGATGaacattaatattttttttttttaaaaaaaagaaggtaaATGATTTTGTAAAGCATTCAACAATAGTAAATACGTTCAAATCTAAGTTAGCTATAAACATACTCTCACAATTAAATCTTAATACTGACTAGTTAATTAGTATCATCCACAATGTTGCTTTTGATTGATATCTACATGAAAATGTTAAATCATTCAATTCCGAAACATAATTTAGTATAATAATACAAGAACAATCAATTGATGATGCTAAAAGTCAACAAAAATAAGAGCAAGTCATTTACAACTCATCAAGTTtatctttaaaattaaattaatggTTGCTTCGAGGAAAAGTTCATGTAATTGAGGCAAAAACTCTACTATAAATATCCCTATAAATCCAAATGAATAATCCTACACATCACAACTTTGTTTCCTTAATCTCAATTCTTCAAAgcaattagaaaaataattagacAAAAGACTATGGAGAAGTTAGCTCACGTGGTTGCTTTCTTGCTTCTTGCATCTCGTTAGTTCTTTTCCTACTCCTATATGCTTACATTTATTTCaactgttttatttttattttttttgtttttcacatGTATTTATGTTTATTGATAAAAAGGAAAACTTATGTACATTATTCTTTGAACAGTCTTTCAACCTCTCATGTCTCAGTCCGATGGTTGCCCAGGTTTGGTTTTTACTCTTTTGTCTCCTTCTTCTTCCAATATTATTTTGCCTAGCTTCTTTTCGAGTtcattactcaaatggtcactcaactgtcccaaattatctcctaaaatcactttatttttgtttgtaatAACAAAGTCATTAAACTATGCAtattgcactcagaaggtcactTAACTAGATTTATTAAATTTTGGATTgctaaatacctattttaccctctaaattataaatatttgttttctttttatttttctaaaagtttttaatattataattttccatttttaatttatattatggacttacctatagaataaataaatattatttataaattaaaaaaagtaTTTTAGCATATATAATGCTGGACTAACAAAATACTGAGCatagtaaaaaaaaataattagaataatttgttagtaatagtaactttagtattaacaacaaaaattcaaaatttatttacacaattcagaatgaaagaaaataaaggttgtaaaatatatattctatgcacgtaatataaaaataattatttaaataaaggtatttttataatatacattatatattcttgaaatttaaactcaattatattattatgtttTTCTATCAACTTTCCGACGGCACAAAGTTATATCACCGGAAAGcagagggactatctgtatagggtaaaatatgctatgttaagtcgtgcatggaatatatataatataattgaacataattttcaagaatatataatgtatattataaaaatacttttatttaaataattatttttatattaggtgcatggaatatatattttataacatttatttttttcattctgagttgtgtaaatagatgtttgattttttttgttaataCTGAAATTATTATTATGAATAACTTATTCTAATTAATTCttttactatgctcattattttgttattctaGCATTATAGATGCTCAAAtactttttactttttaatttataaataatattttttttattctataggtaagttcataatataaattaaaaagttaaaaaaaaataaaagtagataaatatttataatttagagggtaaaataggtatttgacaattcaaaatttggaaaatctagttgagtgaccttccGAGTGCAATAGAcatagttcagtgactttgttgttacaaacaaaagtaaagtgactttaggagataatttgagatagttgagtgaccatttaaGTAATTGGCTCCTTCTTTTCTTATGAAGTTTATATATAATTGTGGAAGGAGAATGGTTAGCAAAGTTGTCTCTGTGATACCTATATattacgggttcgagccgtggaatcaACCAATGATGCGTGCATCAGGGTAGGCTACCCTCATCACATGTACACCCCTTGGGGAGCCTAGGAGCAACAGTAAAAttgtctccgtgtgacctataggttacGGGTTCGAGCCATGAAATCAGCTACTAATGCTTTTATCAGGATAGGCTGCCCCCATTACATGTACACCCCTTGGGATCCTTGGAGCAATGGTAAAATTGTCTCCGTGTGATCTATAGGTTacaggttcgagccgtgaaaTCAGCCACTGATCTTGCATCAAGGTAGGCTGCCCACATCACATATACACCTGACCCCTTAGAGTACGATCCTTTCTCCGACCCCGCGTGAATTTAGCATGCTTCGTACCGGGTTATTTAAGGAGTGCATTCATAATATATCTCTCTCTGTCTCTCATTATGTGTAAATTATAGGAGTGAAAAAGGACACGTGGCCAGAACTTCTTGGAGTACCAGCCAAGTTAGCAAGGGAAACAATTCAAAAGGAAGAACCAACACTAACTAATGTTCAAACTGTACTGAATGGGAGATTTGTGACACAAGATTTTAGATGTGATCGAGTTCGTCTTTGGGTTAATGTGTTGGACTTTGTTGTACAAACTCCTCGGGTTGgttaaggaaaaaaatatttaccCACATCGAATGTTTAAGTAAATCTACTAGCTAACCCCAAGAAAATAAATTGGAGCCGTATGGTTAATGTATTCTATTATTTGAAGATAATAAATAAGTGTGGCTTTTATATGTTACTGTTATCCTGTCCATCATGATGtaaatttctctctctctctctatatatatatatatttttttttgccgGTTATTATTTTTAGAGCAGCTATATGGTGTAGTTTCCTTTAAGTTATCTCTTGACATGGGCTTTTGAAGTTTTTCGGAAACATACATGATGAAGATCAGTGAATCTTCATCATTTGGAAGTGAAAAAAATTATGAAACTTGATTATCATATTTCAGACGATGGAGGATACATACGATGATAGTTATTGATACTTTTGAG from Nicotiana sylvestris chromosome 12, ASM39365v2, whole genome shotgun sequence encodes the following:
- the LOC104224921 gene encoding trypsin inhibitor 1-like codes for the protein MEKLAHVVAFLLLASLFQPLMSQSDGCPGVKKDTWPELLGVPAKLARETIQKEEPTLTNVQTVLNGRFVTQDFRCDRVRLWVNVLDFVVQTPRVG